One genomic segment of Balaenoptera musculus isolate JJ_BM4_2016_0621 chromosome 11, mBalMus1.pri.v3, whole genome shotgun sequence includes these proteins:
- the KCNK5 gene encoding potassium channel subfamily K member 5 isoform X2, producing MIFAATVITTIGYGNVAPKTPAGRLFCVFYGLFGVPLCLTWISALGKFFGGRAKRLGQFLTKRGVSLRKAQITCTAIFILWGVLVHLVIPPFVFMVTEEWNYIEGLYYSFITISTIGFGDFVAGVNPSANYHALYRYFVELWIYLGLAWLSLFVNWKVSMFVEVHKAIKKRRRRRKESFESSPHSRKALQVAGGAASKDVNIFSFLSKKEETYNDLIKQIGKKAMKTGGGGERVPGPSLGPQGGGLTALPTSLSPLVVYSKNRVPSLEEVSQTLRSKGHMSRPPGEEAGAGPPEEGSPASEVFVNQLDRISEEGEPWDAQDYHPLIFQNVNITFVSEEAGLSDEDTSKSSLEDNLAGEERPQEGAAAEVPLNLGEFPSSDESTFTSTESELSVPYEQLMNEYNKANCPKGT from the exons ATGATTTTTGCAGCCACGGTCATTACCACCATCG gctATGGCAACGTGGCCCCCAAGACCCCCGCCGGGCGCCTCTTCTGTGTCTTCTATGGTCTCTTTGGGGTGCCGCTCTGTCTGACATGGATCAGTGCCCTGGGCAAGTTCTTCGGGGGACGTGCCAAGAGGCTGGGCCAGTTCCTCACCAAGAGAGGCGTGAGCCTG cGCAAGGCGCAGATCACATGCACGGCCATCTTCATCCTGTGGGGCGTGCTGGTCCACCTGGTGATCCCACCCTTCGTGTTCATGGTGACGGAGGAGTGGAACTACATCGAGGGTCTCTACTACTCCTTCATCACCATCTCCACCATCGGCTTCGGCGACTTCGTGGCCG GTGTGAACCCCAGCGCCAACTACCACGCCCTGTACCGCTACTTCGTGGAGCTCTGGATCTACCTGGGGCTGGCCTGGCTCTCCCTGTTTGTCAACTGGAAGGTGAGCATGTTTGTGGAGGTGCACAAGGCCATTAAGAAGCGGCGGCGGCGCCGGAAGGAGTCCTTCGAGAGCTCCCCACACTCCAGGAAGGCCCTGCAGGTGGCAGGGGGTGCGGCGTCCAAGGACGTCAACATCTTCAGTTTTCTGTCGAAAAAGGAGGAGACTTACAACGATCTCATCAAGCAGATCGGGAAGAAGGCAATGAAgacgggcgggggtggggagcgggtCCCAGGGCCGAGCCTGGGGCCCCAGGGGGGTGGGCTgacagccctgcccacctccctgagCCCCTTGGTGGTCTACTCCAAGAACCGGGTGCCCAGCTTGGAAGAGGTGTCCCAGACGCTGAGGAGCAAAGGCCACATGTCTCGGCCCCCCGGAGAGGAGGCCGGGGCGGGGCCCCCCGAGGAGGGCTCCCCCGCCTCTGAGGTGTTCGTTAACCAGCTGGACCGCATTAGCGAGGAGGGCGAGCCGTGGGACGCCCAGGACTACCACCCGCTCATCTTCCAGAACGTCAACATCACCTTCGTGAGCGAGGAGGCCGGCCTCTCGGACGAGGACACCTCCAAGTCCTCGCTGGAGGACAAcctggctggggaggagaggcccCAGGAGGGGGCCGCGGCCGAGGTGCCCCTGAACCTGGGCGAGTTCCCCTCGTCGGATGAGTCCACCTTCACCAGCACCGAGTCCGAGCTCTCCGTGCCTTACGAACAGCTTATGAACGAGTACAACAAGGCAAACTGCCCCAAAGGCACGTGA